One Equus caballus isolate H_3958 breed thoroughbred chromosome 8, TB-T2T, whole genome shotgun sequence genomic window, GGTGCTCGTGGACGGGTCCTGAGAGGGCAGTGTCCTATGCAAGGCAGGCACAGAGAATGCTCTACTGGCTCTGTCAAACTTGGGCAAACAGTGTCCTCACTGAAGTGTGGCTCTTCTGTacccttgtttgtttgtttggtcaAAATGAAGATTCTCATGCCCACTACAGAGAACATGGTCTATAGCACATAGCCCCATCCTCCCCATTTGTTCTCCCGAAATCTGACCTTGACAGAAAAACATTATCTGATAGTCTCACATTTACCAGATATTTCTCATGGCTGGGTCCCATGGGGACAGAGTTCCTGGTGGGTCAGGGgaataccagggacacagagagtcCAGCTGAGTCTGACTCAGGATAGCCCACTATTCAGGTCCATCCATGCACACTATTCACTGAACACCAACTATATGCTTGGCTTGGATGGGGGATAGGAGCCGTTAGAGGATTTGACAAGGAAGATAAGGAATCTGATTAATTTATGAAGTCCAGCTGTTGATAGAAGATGAGTGGGGAGGTGGGTAGAGTGAAAGCAGGGGCCTGGTGGGGTTAGTGGATTTGGTAGAAAGATCAGACTAGAGTCCTGGATGAGGGCTGGAGCaggtgaggtggagaaggatggTCAGCCTCTGCATGTtttttggaggtgaggaagggGATGTGGGAAAGAGGTTTGGAGGCTGGTCCTTCGGGACTGGGTGCGATGTGAGTGAGCTGTACCTCCTGGATGAAGGTCTATGGACACAGGTGTGGGGTTGAGGTCCTGAGCTCATCCTTGTGATGGAAATGTAGACAACAGCCCTCCTGCCTTGTACAGCGGTGACGGGAATGTTGTAGTTGTCAAGTGTGTAATCTCAATGGACTTCACTCCTTCTCTGAGATTTATTTGAGTTGTCCAATCTCCTGATCTCACATGTCCCCAGGCCGATTTCCCACACAGGTCAAAAATGTCCCTGCAGTCCCAGCCATCACATCCACACAATAAACCCTCCTGAAAGAGAGAGTTGCCCTCCCTCATCCATTGAACAGGAATCTCAGGCCTGAGCAGGACTTGACTAGATCACTCACACTGTCTCTCCTGACTCCATCACGGTGAGCAGGGAGGGGATTGTCTGATTGGTTTGGAAAATGAAAGGCCTgtccctggggcaggagctggggtaAATCACATGCTCACCACATGACTGAGATATTTGGGTCTGacaggagaggaaaggacagaagttTCCCTCAGTGGCCCCAGCATGTGCCTCACTCTGTTCTCCACTGTCATCATTCGTTCATGTTGGGTCTTCTACTGTGCACACTGGGAGCTGGGCAAGGGAGACTGGCCAGGGGCACCTGTCTCATTACACTCTCCTTCTGGTGCCTTGATCTTTCTAATGTTCTGCAAAGGATCAGTCTCAGGTGAAATGACACCTACTCCAATCAGTGAGGCCACGGTGTGAAATTCAATAGTCTccggagagggagaaaggaacaaaacTCCCTCATGAGGATGTCCTCTCCGCAGACGGAGTGAGAAGGGTGAttacatctcaagaaaccacACTAGTGGCCACTGTCTGCCATCACCTGGCTCTTCCCCTGCAACTGCCTCCTCTCTCAGGTGAGGACCAGTCCCAGAGGCCCAGCTCATGGATGTCTAGACACACACTCCAGTCCAGATCCCTTTTGTCCCCTTCCCCAAGCAAGTCATTCCTCAGGTCACTGAGGGCTCATTGCTGAGATTCTCCACCTCACAGGGCCCAGGTCTCAGGGGCTCTGTCCCAGTTACCTTCCTCTTCTGTGTCCTGGAGCTGGGATCGAGTTAGCCTGACTCAAAAATGTGAACACCTGACTCTCATACAAGTATAGAACGAGCCAtgtgaaacattttcttcaactCATACATTAGTGAGGAACCAGTCAATAGTAACGATTGGTCAAAGAGAAGAGTGTAGCAAAAATCACAGTACTTACATTCCACCAGGAACAGAACATTTGAAACAAAGTTTTGGAGTGTTGGAGACAGGCTGCTTAATCTGTAACACTGAAGAGATCACATGAGAGGAGAAGAATCTGGGTCCTGCACAGAAGGGGACCTGCCTCCATGGGGCCGCTCACTGCTCTTCACTTGATCCTGATCTAAGAGGAGTTTGTGTAAGAGACACCCCCTCATTCCTGACCCCTGAACAGCTAAAGGAGTTGTGGACAGACTCACTCCTGGAGAGTATGAGTAGAGACAGCCCTGAGGTGATGTGGAGGCTGCACAAGGGGCCACCTGGCCTGACCCTAAGGCAGGGAGACAGTGGACAGAGAGTGGGGATGCAGGAAATGTCTCTGATGGGCTTTGGTCACCCTGTGACACAACTGTGGGTCTTGGCCTGGACACCATGGGGCACTCAGTGCTCCATCCTGAGGTTCCTGGGGCTGATCACAGCTGGGACCAGCCACCTGACACTGCCTGGTGCCCTCTGCTCAGGGCTCATGGCTGAGAATGCCCCACCCCCTGGCCACCCTTGGGCAGGGGGAACTGACCCAAGTCCCAGTGAGGGATCAGAAGGCTGGGAGGGCCTGATTTGCATGTGTGGGCCCGCCCTCTCTCAGAGTATGAAGAGGGGATGGAAGAGATTTGGGggaagctctgcttcagctgtgGGGCCACTGAAGGCAGGACTCGGTGACAATCTCCACCATGGCCtggtcccctctcctcctcaccctcatcGCTCTCTGCACAGGTGACTACATATGGGGATAAGAGAAGGGGACCGGGGAAGATGCCTGGGACCCTGCTTTCTCTTGTCTctagactccagaatcaccatctctgtgtctctctcacttCCAGGATCCCGGGCCCAGTCTGTGACGCAGCCCGCCTCAGTGTCTGGGACCCTGGGCCAGACAGTCACCATCTCCTGCTCTGGAAGCAGCTCCAACATCGGGAGTGGTCATGTGTCCTGGTACCAACAGATCCCAGGAACAGCCCCCAAACGCCTCATCTATTCTTCCGCTAGCAGGGCTTCCAGGGTCCCCGACCGATTCTCTGGCTCCAGGTCTGGCAACACAGCCACCCTGACCATCTCTGGGCTCCAGGGTGAGGACGAGGCCGATTATTACTGTGGTACATTGTACAGCAGTTGGAGTAGTGACACAGTGCTGCAGGCCTGTGGGGAAGTGAGACAAAAACCTGCTGTCCCCCCAGTGATGGGGCTTCTCTGTGCAGCCCCCACTCCTCGGCCGAGGCAGCTGCTTCCTTGGCTTGTTTGGTGAAAAGCAGCTCTGATATTTGATCCCAGGAACTGAGTCTAGAAGATGTGTCCTCATCCTCTCAACATCTGTCCCCACTGCTTGTCCTTGGTTTCAATCCATGGTCTGTTTTCCTCAAATCGAGCAGACATTCCCGGATGCTGGGGCAGGATGCACTGGGGACAGAGTCCaccaggggtgtgtgtgtctgccagggctgccataacataacaccacagatggggtggcttaaccaacagaaatgtctcttctcacagttctgcaggctggaagtcgAAGATCAAGGTGacggcaggtttggtttctccttgtCTTGCAG contains:
- the LOC111774596 gene encoding uncharacterized protein, whose translation is MAWSPLLLTLIALCTGSRAQSVTQPASVSGTLGQTVTISCSGSSSNIGSGHVSWYQQIPGTAPKRLIYSSASRASRVPDRFSGSRSGNTATLTISGLQGEDEADYYCGTLYSSWSSDTVLQACGEVRQKPAVPPVMGLLCAAPTPRPRQLLPWLVCSAGWKSKIKVTAGSYNTLTCTLSAAFNVGSSAIPWFQQETVSPPWFLLGLRSDSDKHQGSGFPSHFSGSKGSWAEAVLTQPHSVSESLGQKVTISCTLTSGDIGDNYVHCDSSSHAAYLAISELQPEDEAD